The Vibrio sp. B1FLJ16 DNA segment CGCGCTGTGGCTATCCGATAGGGCTGAGTTATCCGCCCGACTGGGGGGAGAGAACCATGAGCCTTCGCGATACAGACCAGACAGTTCTTGAGGAAGGAATGACGTTTCACTTTATGCCGGGGCTATGGTTTAAAGACTGGGGACTGGAGACAACAGAAAGCATCGTCATCACACGACTTGGCGCCCAGACCTTATGTGACTTCCCGCGCCACCTTTTTATAAAACACTAATGAAATAAGGTTTACATATTACTGACTGTTGAACTGACAAAAGGAGTTTGCATGCAAGACAGCTCGATCACGGCCACCGTAGACTTTGACCGAGACGGTATCCAACATGGCTTTTTGGCCCTTCCCTACTCTAATGACGATTCTGCATGGGGAAGCATTATGATCCCGCTAACGGTGATAAAAAATGGTCAGGGAACAACATCTCTCCTCACAGGCGGAAACCACGGTGACGAATATGAAGGGATCACCAGCCTGTTAAAACTGTCGAGCACACTTCGGCCTGACCAGATACGCGGACGCGTGATTATTATTCCTATGATGAACGCACCTGCAGTGCAGAATGCGTCTCGCACTTCCCCTATCGATAAAGGCAACTTAAACCGAAGCTTTCCCGGCAATCCATTAGGGACGGTAACAGAGAAAATTGCCGATTATTTTACTCGCTATCTGATACCGAAATGTGATTTTGCTCTGGATATTCACTCCGGCGGCAAGACCCTGGACATTCTTCCCTTTGCAGCCGCGCATCGGTTAAATAACCCCGCACTTGAAGAGCTATGCATACTGGGCGCGAAACTGTTTGGCGCACCTTATACCATGGTCATGCTCGAAATGGACGCCACTAGCTTGTATGACACCGCCGTAGAATCTCAAGGAAAAGTTTTCGTCACGACGGAGTTACGTGGTGGCGGAACCACCACACCGCAAACCATTCAATATGCAGACCGCGGTATTCGTAACTTCCTGCGTTTTGCAGGTAACCTTTCTGGTGACTACGAAAAACCAGACAATCCTACCCAAGTTCTTGATATGCCCGATGCCGATTGTTACGTACAGAGTAAACACAGAGGTATAGCGGAATACCTGTTTGAGCTGGGTGATAACATCAGTCAAGGAGACGTGATTGTAAGGATTTACTC contains these protein-coding regions:
- the doeB gene encoding N(2)-acetyl-L-2,4-diaminobutanoate deacetylase DoeB, with amino-acid sequence MQDSSITATVDFDRDGIQHGFLALPYSNDDSAWGSIMIPLTVIKNGQGTTSLLTGGNHGDEYEGITSLLKLSSTLRPDQIRGRVIIIPMMNAPAVQNASRTSPIDKGNLNRSFPGNPLGTVTEKIADYFTRYLIPKCDFALDIHSGGKTLDILPFAAAHRLNNPALEELCILGAKLFGAPYTMVMLEMDATSLYDTAVESQGKVFVTTELRGGGTTTPQTIQYADRGIRNFLRFAGNLSGDYEKPDNPTQVLDMPDADCYVQSKHRGIAEYLFELGDNISQGDVIVRIYSTERTGEAPIEYHAERDGIFAARRFPAMVNIGDTLAVIAKDCGVVT